The following are encoded together in the Bacillus sp. V2I10 genome:
- a CDS encoding DUF5068 domain-containing protein, with product MEITIKGKRKNFVNFKGILSVFIYNYEVLHNKEGCENVGKTKVLSATILSAAILLLAACGNEEEASGSTEKKDSKPKTEETTKAEETTKAEGTENPPSESAGEELNPNIAEESEGNVEVIYTNKEPKYTHDMNGFKVSVDEYQIVKVTDMNEYSKILFDDQIDGYVVSTKVTIENGTDKPMYYNNYHRIQLSNDLDFIQSDWKNFVPEDQQINIIKKNKDDFTLFEAGEKVTGLQTFTLTNAEFDKLKTVKPKYIIEGGLADNDQYKNSFQQQSPAYDFIYNDEQAKETAGQPQFYQDRLSTDNWADKKMIFEKSGINEVQQIGDVKVTLEGVQYTDVIPTEANKEMFNDFGDSGVASLTVKLKIDNQSSSPVSISNLGTILNVDDNRARVLSQGMAEPSDPLEIATGQQGEKLHVFLFRKDEFQLYKKFTMEFGPFIGEDGEPAFKGRTAPFILPR from the coding sequence TTGGAAATTACAATAAAAGGAAAAAGGAAAAATTTTGTAAATTTTAAGGGAATTTTGTCTGTATTCATTTATAATTATGAGGTATTACATAATAAAGAAGGTTGTGAAAACGTGGGGAAAACAAAAGTATTATCAGCAACAATCCTTTCTGCAGCAATACTATTATTAGCAGCTTGCGGAAATGAAGAAGAAGCTTCAGGATCAACAGAAAAAAAAGATTCTAAGCCAAAAACAGAGGAAACAACGAAAGCTGAAGAAACAACGAAAGCTGAAGGAACAGAAAATCCACCTTCTGAAAGCGCCGGAGAAGAATTGAACCCGAATATTGCAGAAGAATCTGAAGGTAATGTTGAAGTTATTTACACAAATAAAGAACCAAAATACACACATGATATGAATGGTTTTAAGGTTTCTGTTGATGAATACCAGATTGTTAAAGTAACAGATATGAACGAGTATTCTAAGATCCTATTTGACGATCAAATCGATGGATATGTGGTATCAACTAAAGTTACCATTGAAAATGGAACCGACAAACCTATGTATTATAATAATTATCACAGAATTCAACTAAGTAATGATTTAGATTTTATTCAGTCTGATTGGAAAAACTTTGTACCGGAAGATCAGCAAATTAACATAATCAAGAAGAATAAAGATGACTTCACTTTATTTGAAGCTGGTGAAAAGGTAACAGGTTTACAGACCTTCACTTTAACCAATGCTGAATTTGATAAACTAAAAACTGTTAAACCGAAATACATAATTGAAGGCGGGTTGGCAGATAACGACCAATATAAAAATAGTTTCCAACAGCAATCACCAGCTTATGATTTTATTTACAACGATGAACAAGCGAAGGAAACAGCAGGTCAACCTCAATTTTATCAGGATCGCTTGTCTACAGATAACTGGGCCGACAAGAAAATGATTTTTGAAAAATCCGGGATCAATGAAGTACAGCAGATTGGCGATGTGAAGGTAACCCTTGAAGGTGTGCAATACACTGATGTTATACCAACAGAAGCTAACAAAGAGATGTTCAATGATTTTGGGGATAGTGGAGTTGCGTCTTTGACGGTCAAATTAAAGATTGATAATCAATCGAGCTCACCTGTGAGCATTTCGAATCTTGGTACTATTCTTAATGTGGATGATAATCGGGCGAGAGTTTTAAGTCAGGGGATGGCTGAACCGAGTGATCCTCTAGAAATTGCAACTGGTCAACAAGGCGAGAAATTACACGTGTTCTTGTTCAGGAAAGATGAATTTCAGCTGTATAAGAAGTTTACTATGGAATTTGGACCGTTTATTGGTGAAGATGGGGAACCAGCGTTCAAAGGTAGAACAGCACCTTTTATTTTACCTAGATAA
- a CDS encoding DUF3995 domain-containing protein — protein sequence MFQQKMTQLVKMKSTTWGYVACISALLYAAPHLWWGMGISVAFPGDYKSFPDNVWSIAIGFWIMGFLAVLAALFALSFIQPWGRRFPRLMLLILGWITSVGLTFWGLGFFYLRFFIEIGRVTSSPQFTYQDSEIHPIIWGYIWYSLFLVWGISLGLTVLQYQRRSRVQSEEVNKSMSIDN from the coding sequence ATGTTTCAACAGAAGATGACCCAACTAGTAAAAATGAAATCAACAACTTGGGGTTATGTGGCATGCATTTCGGCTCTCTTATACGCCGCACCCCATCTTTGGTGGGGGATGGGAATATCTGTAGCTTTCCCAGGCGATTATAAATCATTCCCTGATAACGTTTGGTCAATAGCTATTGGATTTTGGATAATGGGTTTCTTAGCGGTTCTTGCAGCACTCTTTGCACTTTCTTTTATACAACCATGGGGTCGAAGATTTCCTCGTTTAATGCTACTCATACTCGGTTGGATTACATCAGTCGGGTTAACGTTTTGGGGTCTCGGTTTTTTTTACTTAAGGTTTTTTATAGAAATTGGTCGCGTGACATCTTCCCCACAGTTTACTTATCAAGATTCAGAGATACACCCTATAATTTGGGGTTACATTTGGTATTCATTGTTCTTAGTTTGGGGTATCTCGCTAGGTCTTACCGTCCTGCAGTATCAAAGAAGATCTCGTGTACAGAGTGAGGAAGTTAATAAATCCATGTCTATAGACAACTAA
- a CDS encoding DUF2834 domain-containing protein: MKKLYLILGLIGTVFPYYFFIQFLRDNGLDLGLLMELLFTNTISAFFAVDFLISCVVFLVFMFNESRKYNIKEKWICLLSLFTVGLSLALPLFLFFRHSYINSKDEV; the protein is encoded by the coding sequence ATGAAAAAATTATATTTGATTTTAGGGCTAATTGGTACTGTATTTCCGTATTATTTTTTTATTCAGTTCCTCAGGGATAATGGACTTGATTTAGGTTTATTAATGGAATTATTATTTACTAACACGATATCGGCCTTTTTTGCAGTTGATTTTTTAATCTCATGTGTTGTTTTCTTGGTATTTATGTTCAATGAATCACGAAAGTATAACATTAAAGAAAAATGGATTTGTCTTTTATCTCTGTTTACAGTTGGATTATCTTTAGCTCTACCTTTATTTTTGTTTTTTAGACATTCTTATATTAATAGTAAAGATGAAGTATAA
- a CDS encoding translocation protein TolB, translating to MQITKNRYVYSPKWSYDGRFIAYIDGDEQGEKSDLFIYDTKEKESYQPYIRVVTSDFKWSPIKNQLAYTDQGLLNVTKVMNGRPQGFENVSLGVSGFEWFPNGKEFIVSSQSSLRPTGWGPIPLYKIPVNANLAKDKMKPFYTIQTNETDLFAIYADYFKWSYDGKWVSFIAVPTASWSMDSNTLSVLSNQGEQFHAVGKMLGYEDWMKWAPSDNQLAYISGEGRFFVENKKTTIADMPTSIQQKEYTPKGYVDLDLEWFSSDKVIVARAIENKEWKEGPVPTMLTALYAINIRTEDQKQISFPKNNEIDEDPQVIGSFLTWFRKKANDFYGDVLVRDGLSGQEHIWIKNVDSAPIFFTLNGKP from the coding sequence ATGCAAATTACAAAGAATCGATATGTGTATTCTCCGAAATGGTCATATGACGGTCGTTTTATTGCTTATATTGATGGTGATGAACAAGGAGAAAAATCGGATTTATTCATATATGATACAAAGGAAAAAGAAAGCTACCAGCCTTATATAAGGGTAGTAACATCTGACTTTAAATGGTCACCGATCAAAAATCAATTAGCTTACACTGATCAAGGTTTATTAAACGTTACGAAAGTAATGAATGGTCGCCCACAGGGTTTTGAGAATGTCTCATTAGGGGTTAGTGGGTTTGAATGGTTTCCGAATGGGAAAGAATTTATCGTTTCCTCACAATCCAGTCTGCGTCCTACTGGATGGGGACCAATCCCACTTTATAAAATTCCAGTCAATGCTAATCTTGCAAAAGATAAAATGAAGCCATTTTATACGATTCAAACAAATGAAACTGATTTGTTTGCGATTTATGCTGACTATTTTAAGTGGAGTTACGATGGAAAATGGGTTAGTTTTATAGCTGTTCCTACAGCTTCCTGGTCTATGGATAGTAATACATTATCTGTTCTTTCAAATCAAGGAGAACAATTTCATGCAGTAGGAAAAATGCTAGGGTACGAAGACTGGATGAAGTGGGCTCCATCAGATAATCAGCTAGCATATATTTCAGGGGAAGGAAGATTTTTCGTTGAAAACAAGAAGACCACGATTGCCGACATGCCAACATCTATTCAACAAAAAGAATATACACCTAAAGGTTATGTAGACCTTGATTTAGAATGGTTCTCTTCAGACAAGGTTATTGTGGCGCGTGCAATAGAGAACAAGGAGTGGAAGGAAGGACCTGTTCCAACTATGTTAACAGCTCTATACGCTATTAATATAAGAACAGAAGACCAAAAACAAATATCCTTTCCTAAGAATAATGAAATTGATGAAGATCCTCAAGTTATTGGATCTTTTCTTACTTGGTTTCGCAAAAAGGCAAATGATTTTTACGGTGACGTATTGGTGAGGGATGGTTTAAGTGGTCAAGAGCATATATGGATTAAGAACGTTGATTCAGCTCCAATCTTTTTTACTTTGAATGGAAAGCCTTAA
- a CDS encoding TerC family protein: MESLWLEYSWTLLILIGLEGLLSADNALVLAVIAKHLPENEKRKAINYGIIMAFVFRFIALFAISFIANVWQIQAIGAAYLLYLGIKHVIQARFGKKNEDIHKDDEKEAAGKGFLPTVGKIALADLAFAVDSILAAVALALGLPDSPLGDFGGMDGGQFIVVLLGGIAGLILIKFAATWFVQLLTKRPALETTAYAIVAWVGVKLAVITLAHEDIGVLDHDFPHSPAWTLIFYGILVGIALVGWFAPEKKAFQINPKGNKKRGQ; this comes from the coding sequence ATGGAGTCTCTATGGCTAGAGTATTCTTGGACATTGTTAATTCTAATCGGATTAGAAGGATTGTTATCGGCTGACAATGCTCTTGTACTAGCAGTTATAGCCAAGCATTTACCCGAAAATGAGAAAAGAAAAGCTATAAATTATGGTATCATTATGGCCTTCGTTTTTCGATTTATTGCTCTTTTTGCCATTTCTTTTATCGCAAACGTCTGGCAGATACAGGCGATAGGAGCAGCTTATCTTCTTTACTTAGGCATAAAGCATGTTATTCAGGCGCGTTTCGGGAAAAAGAATGAGGATATTCATAAGGACGATGAAAAGGAAGCCGCCGGAAAAGGTTTCTTGCCGACAGTAGGGAAGATTGCGCTGGCTGACCTCGCTTTTGCAGTTGATTCGATACTAGCTGCGGTTGCTCTTGCCCTTGGTCTTCCCGATTCACCGCTCGGCGATTTCGGCGGTATGGATGGAGGGCAGTTTATCGTTGTTCTTCTCGGCGGTATCGCTGGCCTTATCTTGATTAAGTTTGCAGCAACCTGGTTTGTTCAACTTCTTACAAAACGTCCAGCATTGGAAACAACAGCATATGCCATTGTTGCTTGGGTCGGTGTCAAACTTGCTGTCATTACCCTTGCCCATGAGGATATTGGGGTTTTAGATCATGATTTTCCCCACAGTCCAGCTTGGACTCTGATTTTCTATGGAATATTAGTCGGTATTGCCCTAGTTGGTTGGTTTGCACCGGAAAAAAAGGCATTTCAGATAAATCCTAAAGGGAATAAAAAAAGAGGACAGTGA
- a CDS encoding NUDIX domain-containing protein: MPEGLLELGETFEEAVLREVLEKLGLSLNKFELFGIYSGVKGFSKYSNGDQVFSVQIIFYTTDYTGILKTTMKVKN; encoded by the coding sequence ATACCTGAAGGCTTACTCGAACTAGGAGAAACTTTTGAAGAAGCTGTTTTAAGAGAAGTTCTTGAAAAATTAGGTCTGTCCCTGAATAAATTTGAGCTTTTTGGCATTTATTCAGGAGTAAAGGGATTTTCTAAATACTCTAATGGTGATCAAGTTTTCAGTGTTCAAATCATTTTTTATACAACAGATTATACTGGCATTTTAAAAACTACAATGAAAGTAAAGAATTAA
- a CDS encoding 2-isopropylmalate synthase: MKNIENYSRGYFMPPVKSLKWTEKEYIKDAPTWCSVDLRDGNQALVVPMSLEEKLEYFQLLLQVGFKEIEVGFPAASETEYAFLRTLIEQDLIPDDVTIQVLTQSREHIISKTFEALQGVNKAVVHLYNSTSVAQREQVFRKSKEQIIDIAVTGAKMFKKYAAETEGNFQFQYSPESFTGTEMEFALDICNSVLDIWQPTAANKVIINLPATVSMSMPHIYASQIEYLSEHLNFRNNVILSIHPHNDRGTGVADAELGMLAGAQRVEGTLFGNGERTGNVDIVTLALNMFSHGVDAKLNFDNIPKIISMYERLTKMTVHERHPYGGELVFTAFSGSHQDAIAKGMKWRKEKECQHWAVPYLLIDPLDIGREYEGDIIRINSQSGKGGISYVLQQKYGLDLPTEMCERFGYSVKNVSDRQHMELMPNEIYDIFINEYVNINTPVEFINYNFTPNEHYETIVSIRMNNEEHEFIGMGNGRLDAISNVLQNQLGIHYTDLVYKEHALEIGSGSKAVSYIGITTLDGTVYWGCGIDVDIMTSSVKALFSAINNMVSNLLPVEKEFIPSKN; this comes from the coding sequence ATGAAAAATATTGAAAATTATTCTAGAGGTTACTTTATGCCTCCAGTAAAAAGCTTGAAATGGACTGAGAAGGAGTATATTAAAGACGCTCCTACTTGGTGTAGTGTGGATCTTCGAGATGGAAATCAGGCTTTGGTCGTCCCTATGAGTCTGGAAGAAAAGTTAGAATATTTTCAATTGCTTTTGCAAGTGGGTTTTAAGGAAATAGAAGTGGGTTTTCCCGCTGCATCGGAAACAGAATATGCTTTTTTACGAACATTGATTGAACAAGATTTGATTCCGGATGATGTGACAATTCAAGTGTTAACACAGTCAAGAGAACACATTATAAGTAAAACATTTGAAGCGCTACAGGGTGTGAATAAAGCGGTGGTGCACCTTTACAATTCCACATCTGTGGCACAGCGTGAGCAAGTATTCAGGAAATCTAAAGAACAAATTATTGACATTGCTGTAACTGGTGCAAAAATGTTTAAGAAATATGCTGCTGAAACCGAAGGGAACTTCCAGTTTCAGTATTCCCCAGAAAGCTTCACAGGTACTGAAATGGAGTTCGCACTTGATATTTGCAATTCGGTACTTGACATATGGCAGCCTACAGCCGCTAACAAGGTTATTATCAACCTCCCAGCTACGGTATCAATGTCCATGCCTCACATTTACGCAAGTCAAATTGAGTATTTGAGTGAGCATCTTAACTTTCGGAACAATGTGATCCTTTCAATCCATCCACACAATGACAGAGGAACTGGGGTTGCAGACGCAGAGCTGGGAATGCTTGCAGGGGCGCAGAGAGTTGAAGGAACATTGTTTGGAAATGGAGAAAGGACAGGTAACGTAGACATTGTAACACTTGCATTAAACATGTTTTCACATGGGGTAGATGCAAAGCTAAATTTTGATAATATCCCTAAAATTATTTCCATGTATGAAAGATTGACAAAAATGACGGTTCACGAAAGACACCCATATGGAGGTGAACTCGTTTTTACTGCATTTTCAGGCTCCCATCAAGATGCCATTGCCAAAGGAATGAAATGGCGCAAAGAAAAAGAATGCCAGCATTGGGCCGTACCTTATCTATTGATTGATCCGCTGGATATTGGCAGAGAATATGAAGGAGATATTATTCGAATTAACAGCCAATCCGGTAAAGGCGGAATCAGTTATGTACTTCAGCAAAAATATGGACTTGACTTGCCTACCGAAATGTGTGAAAGATTTGGATATAGTGTTAAAAATGTTTCGGATCGTCAGCACATGGAGCTTATGCCGAATGAAATCTATGACATTTTCATCAATGAATATGTAAATATTAATACACCTGTTGAGTTTATCAATTACAATTTTACTCCAAATGAACATTACGAAACGATTGTATCGATCCGGATGAATAATGAAGAACATGAGTTTATCGGTATGGGAAATGGTAGACTAGATGCTATTAGCAACGTTCTTCAAAACCAATTGGGTATCCATTATACAGATTTAGTCTATAAGGAGCATGCGCTAGAAATAGGCTCAGGATCAAAAGCTGTATCTTATATAGGGATCACCACTTTAGATGGTACAGTATATTGGGGCTGTGGGATTGACGTAGATATTATGACCTCATCTGTAAAAGCTCTGTTTAGTGCTATTAACAACATGGTATCCAACTTACTTCCTGTTGAAAAAGAGTTTATCCCCTCAAAAAATTAA